A portion of the Hydractinia symbiolongicarpus strain clone_291-10 chromosome 10, HSymV2.1, whole genome shotgun sequence genome contains these proteins:
- the LOC130662596 gene encoding uncharacterized protein LOC130662596 — translation MTNMMEDFIDEFMAKPDKTKQEVVENDISIENVDNVEATPFIPDGTELITIIPDPSPAISTDEMLPDQMKETIEHHLQRSSSVYALNYQIENNKILIQNLKSSIVSLKVSTSRIERDVKELSTTVGKYNNDKTQLTTSLVDLEFRFNELVTKQEETDGNLSMQDIETAGIDANIKDIVAQIEGKIQKLDAKLAFIDEQNQKITALSRNIQQNEKMVKEIQGTLSFHAKELIKLEDFQKLPGHQSVSKEEKPALISAGQNNSNALEKLVNEFIAKTELNEKQIASAWVGLIAALFLIPIAYIMGRFF, via the exons ATGACTAACATGATGGAAGATTTTATTGATGAATTTATGGCTAAACCTGACAAAACAAAGCAGGAAGTTGTTGAAAACGATATAAGTATTGAAAATGTTGATAATGTAGAAGCAACACCTTTCATACCGGATGGTACAGAATTAATTACAATCATTCCAG ACCCAAGCCCTGCAATATCGACTGATGAAATGTTGCCAGATCAGATGAAAGAAACAATAGAACATCATCTCCAAAGAAGTAGCTCTGTCTATGCTCTAAATTATCAGATTGAAAACAATAAAATCTTAATTCAAAATTTGAAAAGCTCAATCGTATCCTTAAAAGTTTCGACATCGAGGATAGAACGAGATGTGAAGGAGCTATCAACAACTGTAGGAAAGTACAACAATG ATAAGACGCAGTTGACGACTTCTTTAGTTGATCTGGAGTTTCGATTCAACGAACTTGTCACAAAACAAGAAGAAACGGATGGTAACCTTTCTATGCAAGATATTGAAACTGCTGGTATCGATGCAAACATCAAAGACATTGTTGCGCAGATCGAGGGAAAAATCCAAAAGCTTGATGCTAAACTTGCTTTCAtag ACGAGCAGAATCAAAAAATCACAGCTTTGAGTCGAAATATTCAACAAAATGAGAAAATGGTAAAGGAGATACAAGGAACGTTAAGTTTTCATGCTAAAGAATTGATTAAGCTGgaagattttcaaaaattaccag GACATCAAAGTGTTAGCAAAGAAGAAAAACCTGCACTCATTTCTGCGGGACAAAATAACAGCAACGCACTAGAAAAACTTGTTAATGAATTTATTGCGAAAACTGAGCTGAATGAGAAACAGATTGCTTCAGCATGGGTTGGCTTGATTGCTGCTCTGTTTCTAATCCCTATTGCGTATATCATGGGAAGATTCTTCTAA
- the LOC130662597 gene encoding acyl-CoA-binding domain-containing protein 6-like: MVNKLQKRQSSDLMVMPTTNEENTRGKSPSRIPNKPQAIRSNSSERKFKLIRKKSSKDKENLIKGNTLEVLTENKNIHNSNEYTKITTPKLKSKANKVSKNCKLFDAVLDDDFMLARKLIIVDEVDVNDLCPEGNSVLHLAAAAGHLDCMELLIECGAKVNAKDNFSRTPLEYAVMYGNFDCAEILIDNGADINVIKNGLM; the protein is encoded by the coding sequence ATGGTTAATAAATTACAAAAACGTCAAAGCTCAGATTTAATGGTCATGCCGACGACAAATGAAGAAAATACACGCGGAAAGTCGCCGTCACGTATTCCAAACAAACCTCAAGCTATACGAAGTAACTCTTCGGAGCGTAAATTCAAGTTAATTCGTAAGAAGTcaagtaaagataaagaaaatttaatcAAAGGGAATACCTTGGAGGTTCtaacagaaaacaaaaacatccaTAACAGTAACGAATATACTAAAATTACGACACCGAAACTAAAATCAAAAGCAAATAAAGTCTCCAAAAACtgtaaattattcgatgcggtTTTAGACGATGACTTTATGTTAGCAAGAAAGTTGATTATTGTTGATGAAGTGGACGTTAACGATCTATGTCCAGAAGGAAATTCCGTTTTACATTTAGCTGCGGCTGCCGGTCATTTAGACTGTATGGAATTACTTATCGAATGTGGCGCGAAAGTCAACGCAAAAGACAATTTTTCTCGTACACCGTTGGAATATGCTGTTATGTACGGAAATTTTGATTGCGCTGAAATTCTTATAGACAATGGAGCCGACATCAATGTAATAAAAAATGGGCTCATGTAA